The Marinobacter szutsaonensis sequence TCTCATAGGCGGCATTGGCCGCAAGATAGGCTTCCCCGGCCTGGCCGAGATAGCCGGCAAGGTCGTAGCCCCGGCCCATTCCGATCCAGGCTTCGGCCGCGCCGGGATAGGCCAGCGGAAACTTCCGGGCCCGGTGCCAGCTCTGCATGGCGGCCCGATGGTTGCCTCGCTCGGTCAGTGCAAGCCCGTGGAAGTAAAGTGCCCGTGGGGTGCTGGGGCCATCGAGGGAGACCGATTCAAGGAACCCGATCGCCTTTTCGAATTCGCGGTTTCGATAAGCCAGGTAGCCCGCCCGTAGCAAGGCCTGATCATGCAGCTGACGGCTGCGTTCGTCGCCATCCTCGGCTTTCGCCATGGCCATCGCCACTCTCAGGGCCACCAGTGCCCGTGACGGATCGAGGTCTTCTCTTGCAAAATCACTGGCGAGGTTAAGGTATCCCGCTGCCGCCCAATACCCTTCCGGCATGGCCGCGAGGATTTCTCCGGCCTTCTGGAGCCTGCCTGCGCTTCGATGACTCTCCGCCAGATCGAACCGGGCTTTGCGATGTGCCTCGGTACGGGACGATGAGCTTTCGCGATCGTGGGCGTGGTTGACGTCCGGATCGTCAAAAGCAATTTCTTCCTCGGAGACCTGCTTTACATCAAAGGAGACCCCAGGTTCGAAATCCGGTGCATTGGCGCTCAGGTTCAGGCGAACGGCGAGGGCCCAAGAGTGCTTGGTGAACAGGGGGGTAGCCTCCCGACGGACAAAATCCCCGTCAGCCGAACGGGCGGTAACCACTACCTTGAGTTCATGGTCACCCCTCGCCACATGGCCGACGTAAAGCTGTTCCGCCCCATCAGCGTTCAGAACGGGCTGCTCCCGCAGGGCGTAAACCTTTGAGGCAACCGGCCGGCTGTCGATAAACAGGTGAAGCGAATCCAGATCGAGCCCGCCACCGGAATCATGTGTCAGGAAAACTGTCAGTCGGGTACCGAGTGGTCGAAGTTGATTGTGTTCAAGGGACTGGATGCTTGCGGAGTGTCCGCCAGCATCTTCCGTGAATGCGGCAATGTCGTCGTCCAGGGCTGAGGCCGCGGCTCCGGAACAGAAGAACAGCACAGCCAGCAGCCTGATGAAGACGTCGTTCAACCAGTTATTCCGTCGGCGTCCTTGTGGTTTTTGTGAGCCGAACATACCTCTCCTGCCCCGTACAATCCCGGCAATATTCCGTTACAAAGTGAGAGGAAGCGTAACACCTGGTAACCGGCAAGAACGGTATCCAGATCACCAAATGGGAAACAGGAAATGTCGGTTTTTTTGACAGGAGCGGGAGGAAGGGACCGGCAGGACAGTATGGCAGGAGCGTCCAGGCATTAATACCGGTCTGATTTTACGGTAGTTTTTTTAGATGGCCTGGCAGTTGCATTACCTATCGCGGCGGGAGTGCCGGCAAGGCAAACCCGCTAAATATGCCGAGCTTTTGCCGATGCCCTCAACCGCATCGGCTTTTTTTTAAAGTTGGGGTCAGAAGAAGGTTTTCTTCAGACCCCTGAGTCTGGGCCGAGGGCAGGAGAAGTTTTCCAAGTTGGGGTCAGAAGAAAGCGTTCTTCAGACCCCTGGGGCTGATCGGGGTCTGATGAAAGCTTTCATCTGACCCCATTTTCACCCCGAGCCCCACTCTCACTTGCTGAGCTGCCTCATCGCCGACTCAAGGCCATCGATAGTCAACGGATACATATGATCATTCACCAGCTGCCGGGTCATGCCCAGTGAACCGCCCGTACCCCAATAACTCTCCGGCAGCGGATTGAGCCAGACTACCTTGCGGAAGTGATCGGTCACGCGCTGAAACCAGGTGGCACCCGCCTCCTCATTCCAATGCTCAATGGAACCGCCGGGATGGGAGATTTCATAGGGCGCCATGGTGGCATCGCCGACAAAGATGACTTTGTAGTCCGGCGTGTACTTGTGGAGGATGTCCCAGGTGGTGGTGGTTTCGTTCATGCGCCGGACGTTGTTCTTCCAAACGTTTTCATAAATGAAGTTGTGGAAGTAGAAATACTCCATGTGCTTGAATTCGAGCCGGGCCGCGGAGAACAGCTCTTCACAGACACGGATGTGCGGGTCCATGGAACCGCCCACGTCAAAGAAGATCAGCACCTTCACCGCATTGTGGCGCTCAGGAACCATCTTGAGGTCCAGGTAACCGGCATTGCGGGCGGTGGAGCGGATGGTGTCATCCATATCCAGCTGGTCCGCCGCGCCCTGGCGGGCAAATTTGCGCAACCGGCGGAGGGCCACCTTGATATTGCGGATACCCAGGGTGATGCTGTCATCCAGGTCCCGGAATTCCCGCTTTTCCCAGACCTTGACCGCCCGCCCCTGACGACCATTCTTCTGGCCGATGCGGAAGCCTTCGGGGTTATAGCCGTTGGCGCCGAACGGTGAGGTACCCCCGGTACCGATCCATTTGTTGCCCCCGGCGTGGCGCTCCTGCTGCTCTTCCATGCGCTTCTTGAAGGTTTCGATCAGCTCCTCCAGGCCACCCAGGGAGTCGATCTTCGCCTTTTCCTCATCGCTGAGATGCTTCTCGAACTCTGCCCGGAGCCAATCGTCGGGAATCAGGGCTTCCAGCAGGTCATCCAGGTTCTGGATGCCTTCGAAATAAGCCTGGAAAGCACGATCGAACTTGTCGAAGTGGCGCTCGTCCTTCACCAGGCACAGGCGCGCCAGGTAATAGAACTCCTCCATGTCGGCAAAGGCCAAGCGGTTCTGCAGGGCCTCCAGCAGATCGAGGAATTCGCGCAGGCTGGCGGGAACCTTGGCCCGCCGCACTTCGAGAAAGAAATCAATCAACATAAAGCGGAACTCTTGCCGGAAATCAGTTGCGACGGCGTGCCATGAAAGCCAGCTTCTGCAACAGGTGCACGTCCTGCTCATTTTTCACCAGCGCGCCATACAGCGGCGGCAACGCCGTTCCCGTGTCCTTCTCCTGTAGGGCCTTGGCGGTCAGTTCATCGGCCATCAGCAGCTTCAGCCAGTCGATCAGCTCGGAGGTGGAGGGCTTCTTCTTCAGGCCCGGCACCTTGCGCACATCGAAGAAGACCTCCAGGGCATCCCGGACAATCTCCTGCTGCAGGTTCGGGAAGTGCACGTCCACGATGTTCTGCATGGTCTCGTGGTCCGGGAAGCTGATGTAATGGAAGAAACACCGGCGCAGGAAGGCATCTGGCAGTTCCTTCTCGTTGTTACTGGTGATGACCACGATCGGGCGGTGCTTCGCCTTGACGAACTGCTGAGTCTCGTAAACAAAAAACTCCATGCGATCGAGTTCGAGCAACAGGTCGTTCGGGAACTCGATATCGGCCTTGTCGATCTCGTCGATCAGCAGTACCACCTGCTCCTCGGATTCAAAGGCTTCCCAGAGCTTGCCCTTGACGATGTAGTTGCTGATGTCCTTGACCTTCTCATCGCCCAGCTGGGAATCACGCAGGCGGGAGACCGCATCATATTCATACAGACCCTGCTGGGCCTTGGTGGTGGATTTGATGTGCCAGGGAATCAGCCTCATGCCCAGGGCCGATGCCATCTCCTCCGCCAGCAACGTTTTGCCGGTGCCGGGCTCGCCCTTGATCAGCAGCGGGCGCTGGAGCGCAATCGCCGCATTGACGGCCATTTGCAGGTCATCGGTGGCTACATACTTCTCGGTACCGGTAAACTTCATGCTCTCAATTCCTGTCGATTACTTTTCAAGTTTCTGATCAATAGCGGGTCAGGCAGCGCTCATCGTTTAACCAGGCGATAGCGTACCAGGTCCAGGATCCATACCAGCAACATCACCAGGCCCGCGAGGCCGAAGTTGAACCATGCCATGCTGGCGGTCTCCATGTGGCCGAGGATCAACTCGTACCCCCCGTAGAGCCAGGCCGGCATCCACCAGCCTGCCACATCCGGCGACTCGACCGGTGTCAGCAGGAGCACCATCAACGCCGACAACAGCAGGGTGCGAGCGCCATACAGGGGAATGAAGCGGAACAGCCGCTTCATCATGTAGAAGAATATTACGAAGGCAATGGCATAAGCGGCCCAGAAAATCCCGTAGGCCATTTGTGTATCCGCGTCTAACATTACAATACCCAGTGAATGATGTGTTCTTCCCAGTCTTCTTCAGGCACCTGTTCTTCGGAAATCACCCTGTGGCGCACCGAAACGCCGGCTTCATGCACGGACTCCGGATCTCCGCTTCTTAGCGGATGCCAGGCCGCCAGTCCCCGCCCCTCGGCCAGCGAGCGGTAGGCGCAGGTGTAAGGCAGCCAGTAATAATCCCCTACGGTCTCCGGCGTGATCACGGTGCAGCCCGGGACTTTCTGCAGTCGCTCGGAATACACCGTGCACCGGCAGGTGTCCTGATCCATATACCGGCACACAAGATCGGTATGGTAGACCTCGCCGGTATCTTCATCCTCGAGCTTCGCCAGGCAGCATTTGCCACAGCCATCGCACAGGGATTCCCACTCCTGAGGAGTCATCTCGTCCAGGCGTTTGCGCTGCCAGAACGGGATCTGGGCAATCATTTTTCGTGTTGCTCCAGCTTGCGCTTGAACTCGACCACGTACCCCTCCTGCTCTTCCGGCATCTGCAGGTAAAAGTCCTTTTCCTTGATGGCTTCCAGAACCTGTTGGCCGGTGGTCCTGGCCAGCTTGCGGCCCGGAGTCAGCAGCAGGTCCATGGAATGGACCGGCGCACCGAAGATGCCGCGAAGGCCCTCGGGGAGCTCATCCCAGTCCTGCCCCCGGCGCACGAATACGTAAGTGTCCGCCTTCCGGCTGCTTTTGAATACGGAGATAAATTCCCGCTCTTTCATTGCTTCAGTATGTCCTCGATCTGGCTTCGTACCGGCGCCAGCAACTCTCCGCGCCAGCCCTGGAAAAACGGATTGCCTTCCAACGTCTGATCCTGCATCAGTTTCTCCAGACGCTTCCTCGGGGCAACCAGTTCCATTGGAATATCAGCCGCTTCCGCGACCTTTCTGACAGTACGCTTCAACTGCTTGAAGTCGGCCTGCTGGTCACGACTCAATGGTGGTGCAATCCGCTCAAGCCCGGAAGTATCGGCACCACGGGCATCGCGGACAAGTTTGAGTATGGTTTCACCATAACGGCGAACTGCCCCAGAGGGTATGCCCTGGATGTCACCCAGCGCATGCATAGACTCCGGCAACCGTTCGGCAACCAGGATCAACAGGGCGTCGGCAAACACCCGGTTCCGGGGCATGTCCCGGCGCTGGCACTCCCCCTCCCGCCAACGTACCAATTCCTTCAGAACGGCCTGTTGCTCGGGGTTCAAAGTCCAGCCACCCCGCAACT is a genomic window containing:
- a CDS encoding VWA domain-containing protein, which codes for MLIDFFLEVRRAKVPASLREFLDLLEALQNRLAFADMEEFYYLARLCLVKDERHFDKFDRAFQAYFEGIQNLDDLLEALIPDDWLRAEFEKHLSDEEKAKIDSLGGLEELIETFKKRMEEQQERHAGGNKWIGTGGTSPFGANGYNPEGFRIGQKNGRQGRAVKVWEKREFRDLDDSITLGIRNIKVALRRLRKFARQGAADQLDMDDTIRSTARNAGYLDLKMVPERHNAVKVLIFFDVGGSMDPHIRVCEELFSAARLEFKHMEYFYFHNFIYENVWKNNVRRMNETTTTWDILHKYTPDYKVIFVGDATMAPYEISHPGGSIEHWNEEAGATWFQRVTDHFRKVVWLNPLPESYWGTGGSLGMTRQLVNDHMYPLTIDGLESAMRQLSK
- a CDS encoding MoxR family ATPase translates to MKFTGTEKYVATDDLQMAVNAAIALQRPLLIKGEPGTGKTLLAEEMASALGMRLIPWHIKSTTKAQQGLYEYDAVSRLRDSQLGDEKVKDISNYIVKGKLWEAFESEEQVVLLIDEIDKADIEFPNDLLLELDRMEFFVYETQQFVKAKHRPIVVITSNNEKELPDAFLRRCFFHYISFPDHETMQNIVDVHFPNLQQEIVRDALEVFFDVRKVPGLKKKPSTSELIDWLKLLMADELTAKALQEKDTGTALPPLYGALVKNEQDVHLLQKLAFMARRRN
- a CDS encoding YcgN family cysteine cluster protein gives rise to the protein MIAQIPFWQRKRLDEMTPQEWESLCDGCGKCCLAKLEDEDTGEVYHTDLVCRYMDQDTCRCTVYSERLQKVPGCTVITPETVGDYYWLPYTCAYRSLAEGRGLAAWHPLRSGDPESVHEAGVSVRHRVISEEQVPEEDWEEHIIHWVL
- a CDS encoding YcgL domain-containing protein, which codes for MKEREFISVFKSSRKADTYVFVRRGQDWDELPEGLRGIFGAPVHSMDLLLTPGRKLARTTGQQVLEAIKEKDFYLQMPEEQEGYVVEFKRKLEQHEK